One Manihot esculenta cultivar AM560-2 chromosome 18, M.esculenta_v8, whole genome shotgun sequence genomic window carries:
- the LOC110606793 gene encoding kinesin-like protein KIN-6 isoform X4, with protein sequence MEMKSPPPCPNTVTVRRNPHRRARPTPSTNPPQNIIPSSTTNKPDILPFPIEDIMSMEIPQNPQPDPPLSSPTPASVSENLRVYLRIRPLVSPKTSKDVIGQERNKNAWPQNPVAKKNSLKAKNTKKRSSNICISVNDPQSVTLSPPPALQESKRIKSVVYEGFSRVFAVDSSQNEVYENMVKPLVEDFINGKNGMLAALGPSGSGKTHTVFGTAKEPGMVPLALQHIFKQTKESDSKLSRSFYVSIFEIYSEGGKAERIFDLSPGGAMPQSTVKGLQQVAINDPAHAESLIASAMLKRSTATTNANSQSSRSQCIINIHGLLNEYDKELDVQSNNCMLTIVDLAGAERERRTRNQGSRLLESNFINNTSMVFGLCLRSLLEHQKNPKKPLQKHFQNSLVLTVKPGEEDYLDTVYLLRQASPYMKIKFNNVDEQLNSVHQKRHIQSLCRVEAPKRKKYCALDSNETEGKSTGDKHQLLEEVTDGPQKSKFDSTNIALVKDDCVDLTIRDRNHQIMQNFAKALWNILKEYKEKLMVADKEIESLNENLGSEKSRYIKLEKEFEDFKSCCTCSKENSMEALKVDTDFHAKVYIAGNECSNFDEAKVKLHSPNLKVSECAGATHDQDVTSRMDESVHPPNLKEPKCSSTPTWDLVFSTQAGVELHSPNLEATECTSTPTHDQDVISLVCESVHSPNLTEYKCSSTPTMDSDISTQVEVRSHSPNLKASVCISTPEHDQCVTTQVDEGVHSPNVKESKCRSTPTWDQDIPSQTEVKSHSPSLKASECTITATHDQDVTSQMGESVHSPSLRESKYTKSPTWDQDISVQVDVNVHSPHSEASKYSSTQDQAQDFLTKKQLDLPPSEEDVASSKQCNLDLPDCEIRSDTVRKQLDLPPSEEDVVSSKQCNLDVPDCGIRSDNSCKSLNLKKPKRRLLPASSILLRDITAFGIEDEPQKPKGNRGGKILPANEKTQGSISLRRLLQSNLRL encoded by the exons ATGGAGATGAAGAGCCCACCTCCATGTCCAAACACAGTCACCGTCCGTCGAAATCCTCATCGGAGGGCTAGGCCTACGCCTTCCACAAATCCTCCGCAAAACATCATCCCTTCGTCAACCACAAATAAACCTGATATTCTTCCATTCCCTATTGAAGATATTATGTCAATGGAAATTCCTCAAAATCCTCAGCCCGACCCCCCTCTCTCCTCACCAACACCCGCCTCAGTTTCTGAGAATCTCAGAGTTTATCTTAGAATTCGACCTCTTGTGTCTCCCAAGACATCCAAAGATGTCATAGGTCAAGAGAGAAACAAAAACGCTTGGCCTCAAAATCCTGTCGCAAAGAAGAATAGCTTAAAAGCGAAGAACACAAAGAAAAGGAGTAGCAATATCTGTATATCAGTCAATGATCCTCAATCAGTGACTTTATCCCCGCCCCCAGCATTGCAGGAATCTAAAAGGATAAAGTCTGTTGTATACGAAGGGTTTTCACGCGTTTTTGCAGTTGATTCTTCTCAG AATGAAgtttatgaaaatatggttaAACCATTGGTGGAGGATTTTATTAATGGGAAGAATGGAATGCTAGCTGCTTTGGGACCTAGTGGCTCAGGAAAAACCCATACAGTGTTTGGGACTGCGAAGGAACCTGGTATGGTTCCACTTGCGCTTCAACACATTTTTAAACAGACCAAGGAGAGTGACTCTAAGTTGTCAAG GTCATTCTACGTATCTATTTTTGAAATATATTCTGAAGGAGGGAAGGCAGAGAGAATATTTGATTTATCCCCAGGTGGGGCCATGCCACAGTCAACTGTTAAAGGTCTCCAACAG GTTGCCATTAATGATCCTGCACATGCAGAATCTTTGATAGCTTCTGCAATGTTGAAACGGTCTACAGCCACGACAAATGCAAACAGCCAGTCAAG CCGGTCCCAGtgtatcatcaacatacacggTCTTCTTAATGAGTATGACAAAGAACTAGACGTTCAATCAAATAATTGTATGCTAACTATCGTTGATCTAGCTGGTGCTGAAAGAGAAAGGAGAACAAGGAATCAG GGGTCAAGATTGCTTGAAAGCAATTTCATCAACAATACATCTATGGTTTTTGGTCTTTGCCTAAGA TCATTATTGGAGCATCAAAAAAACCCAAAGAAGCCATTGCAGAAGCACTTCCAGAACTCTTTG GTTTTAACAGTAAAACCAGGAGAAGAAGACTATCTTGATACAGTCTACCTCTTGAGACAAGCATCACCTTATATGAAAATCAA GTTCAATAATGTCGATGAACAATTGAATTCAGTTCATCAGAAGAGGCATATTCAATCACTATGTAGAGTTGAAGCGCCAAAGAGAAAGAAATACTGCGCCCTTGATTCTAATGAG ACAGAAGGAAAAAGCACTGGAGACAAACATCAACTGTTGGAGGAAG TCACAGATGGGCCACAAAAATCTAAATTCGACTCCACTAATATTGCACTTGTGAAGGATGACTGTGTTGATTTGACGATAAGGGACAgaaatcatcaaattatgcaaaatTTTGCAAAAGCATTATGGAATATACTGAAGGAATACAAAGAAAAACTGATG GTGGCGGACAAAGAAATTGAGAGTCTCAATGAGAACCTTGGAAGTGAAAAATCAAGATATATTAAGTTGGAAAAGGAGTTTGAGGATTTTAAGTCCTGTTGTACTTGTTCCAAGGAAAATTCAATGGAGGCTCTTAAAGTAGATACTGACTTTCATGCCAAGGTATATATAGCGGGGAATGAATGTAGCAATTTTGATGAG GCAAAAGTAAAGCTTCATTCCCCCAACCTCAAGGTATCTGAATGTGCCGGTGCTACACATGATCAGGATGTTACCAGTCGG ATGGATGAGAGTGTTCATCCTCCCAATCTCAAGGAACCAAAATGCAGCAGCACTCCAACATGGGATCTGGTTTTTTCAACTCAG GCAGGAGTAGAGTTGCATTCTCCTAACCTTGAGGCAACTGAATGCACCAGTACTCCTACACATGATCAGGATGTTATAAGTCTG GTGTGCGAGAGTGTTCATTCTCCTAACCTCACGGAATATAAATGCAGTAGCACTCCAACAATGGATAGCGATATTTCAACTCAG GTAGAAGTAAGGAGTCATTCTCCTAACCTTAAGGCATCTGTATGCATCAGTACTCCTGAACATGATCAGTGTGTTACAACTCAG GTGGATGAAGGTGTTCATTCTCCTAATGTCAAGGAATCTAAATGCAGGAGCACTCCAACATGGGATCAGGATATTCCAAGTCAG ACAGAAGTAAAGAGTCATTCTCCCAGCTTGAAAGCATCTGAATGCACCATTACTGCTACACATGATCAGGATGTCACAAGTCAG ATGGGTGAGAGTGTTCATTCTCCTAGCCTCAGGGAATCTAAATATACTAAATCTCCAACATGGGATCAGGATATTTCTGTTCAG GTTGATGTGAATGTTCATTCGCCCCACTCTGAGGCATCTAAATATAGTAGCACTCAGGATCAGGCTCAAGATTTTCTCACTAAG aaacaatTGGATCTGCCCCCATCCGAGGAAGATGTTGCATCCAGCAAACAGTGCAACCTTGATTTGCCTGATTGTGAAATAAGATCTGACACTGTAAGG aaacaatTGGATCTGCCACCATCCGAGGAAGATGTTGTATCCAGCAAACAGTGCAACCTTGATGTGCCTGATTGTGGAATAAGATCTGACAATTCATGCAAATCATTGAATTTGAAGAAACCTAAGAG GAGACTTTTGCCTGCATCATCTATATTGCTGAGAGACATCACTGCTTTTGGAATTGAGGATGAGCCCCAGAAACCAAAA GGGAATAGAGGTGGAAAGATATTGCCTGCTAATGAAAAAACTCAGGGCAGCATCTCTCTCCGACGGTTGCTTCAAAGCAATCTTCGTCTGTAG
- the LOC110606793 gene encoding kinesin-like protein KIN-6 isoform X2 codes for MEMKSPPPCPNTVTVRRNPHRRARPTPSTNPPQNIIPSSTTNKPDILPFPIEDIMSMEIPQNPQPDPPLSSPTPASVSENLRVYLRIRPLVSPKTSKDVIGQERNKNAWPQNPVAKKNSLKAKNTKKRSSNICISVNDPQSVTLSPPPALQESKRIKSVVYEGFSRVFAVDSSQNEVYENMVKPLVEDFINGKNGMLAALGPSGSGKTHTVFGTAKEPGMVPLALQHIFKQTKESDSKLSRSFYVSIFEIYSEGGKAERIFDLSPGGAMPQSTVKGLQQVAINDPAHAESLIASAMLKRSTATTNANSQSSRSQCIINIHGLLNEYDKELDVQSNNCMLTIVDLAGAERERRTRNQGSRLLESNFINNTSMVFGLCLRSLLEHQKNPKKPLQKHFQNSLLTRYLRDYLEGKKRMALVLTVKPGEEDYLDTVYLLRQASPYMKIKFNNVDEQLNSVHQKRHIQSLCRVEAPKRKKYCALDSNETEGKSTGDKHQLLEEVTDGPQKSKFDSTNIALVKDDCVDLTIRDRNHQIMQNFAKALWNILKEYKEKLMVADKEIESLNENLGSEKSRYIKLEKEFEDFKSCCTCSKENSMEALKVDTDFHAKVYIAGNECSNFDEAKVKLHSPNLKVSECAGATHDQDVTSRMDESVHPPNLKEPKCSSTPTWDLVFSTQAGVELHSPNLEATECTSTPTHDQDVISLVCESVHSPNLTEYKCSSTPTMDSDISTQVEVRSHSPNLKASVCISTPEHDQCVTTQVDEGVHSPNVKESKCRSTPTWDQDIPSQTEVKSHSPSLKASECTITATHDQDVTSQMGESVHSPSLRESKYTKSPTWDQDISVQVDVNVHSPHSEASKYSSTQDQAQDFLTKKQLDLPPSEEDVASSKQCNLDLPDCEIRSDTKQLDLPPSEEDVVSSKQCNLDVPDCGIRSDNSCKSLNLKKPKRRLLPASSILLRDITAFGIEDEPQKPKGNRGGKILPANEKTQGSISLRRLLQSNLRL; via the exons ATGGAGATGAAGAGCCCACCTCCATGTCCAAACACAGTCACCGTCCGTCGAAATCCTCATCGGAGGGCTAGGCCTACGCCTTCCACAAATCCTCCGCAAAACATCATCCCTTCGTCAACCACAAATAAACCTGATATTCTTCCATTCCCTATTGAAGATATTATGTCAATGGAAATTCCTCAAAATCCTCAGCCCGACCCCCCTCTCTCCTCACCAACACCCGCCTCAGTTTCTGAGAATCTCAGAGTTTATCTTAGAATTCGACCTCTTGTGTCTCCCAAGACATCCAAAGATGTCATAGGTCAAGAGAGAAACAAAAACGCTTGGCCTCAAAATCCTGTCGCAAAGAAGAATAGCTTAAAAGCGAAGAACACAAAGAAAAGGAGTAGCAATATCTGTATATCAGTCAATGATCCTCAATCAGTGACTTTATCCCCGCCCCCAGCATTGCAGGAATCTAAAAGGATAAAGTCTGTTGTATACGAAGGGTTTTCACGCGTTTTTGCAGTTGATTCTTCTCAG AATGAAgtttatgaaaatatggttaAACCATTGGTGGAGGATTTTATTAATGGGAAGAATGGAATGCTAGCTGCTTTGGGACCTAGTGGCTCAGGAAAAACCCATACAGTGTTTGGGACTGCGAAGGAACCTGGTATGGTTCCACTTGCGCTTCAACACATTTTTAAACAGACCAAGGAGAGTGACTCTAAGTTGTCAAG GTCATTCTACGTATCTATTTTTGAAATATATTCTGAAGGAGGGAAGGCAGAGAGAATATTTGATTTATCCCCAGGTGGGGCCATGCCACAGTCAACTGTTAAAGGTCTCCAACAG GTTGCCATTAATGATCCTGCACATGCAGAATCTTTGATAGCTTCTGCAATGTTGAAACGGTCTACAGCCACGACAAATGCAAACAGCCAGTCAAG CCGGTCCCAGtgtatcatcaacatacacggTCTTCTTAATGAGTATGACAAAGAACTAGACGTTCAATCAAATAATTGTATGCTAACTATCGTTGATCTAGCTGGTGCTGAAAGAGAAAGGAGAACAAGGAATCAG GGGTCAAGATTGCTTGAAAGCAATTTCATCAACAATACATCTATGGTTTTTGGTCTTTGCCTAAGA TCATTATTGGAGCATCAAAAAAACCCAAAGAAGCCATTGCAGAAGCACTTCCAGAACTCTTTG TTGACTAGGTATTTACGAGATTATTTGGAAGGCAAGAAGCGGATGGCTTTG GTTTTAACAGTAAAACCAGGAGAAGAAGACTATCTTGATACAGTCTACCTCTTGAGACAAGCATCACCTTATATGAAAATCAA GTTCAATAATGTCGATGAACAATTGAATTCAGTTCATCAGAAGAGGCATATTCAATCACTATGTAGAGTTGAAGCGCCAAAGAGAAAGAAATACTGCGCCCTTGATTCTAATGAG ACAGAAGGAAAAAGCACTGGAGACAAACATCAACTGTTGGAGGAAG TCACAGATGGGCCACAAAAATCTAAATTCGACTCCACTAATATTGCACTTGTGAAGGATGACTGTGTTGATTTGACGATAAGGGACAgaaatcatcaaattatgcaaaatTTTGCAAAAGCATTATGGAATATACTGAAGGAATACAAAGAAAAACTGATG GTGGCGGACAAAGAAATTGAGAGTCTCAATGAGAACCTTGGAAGTGAAAAATCAAGATATATTAAGTTGGAAAAGGAGTTTGAGGATTTTAAGTCCTGTTGTACTTGTTCCAAGGAAAATTCAATGGAGGCTCTTAAAGTAGATACTGACTTTCATGCCAAGGTATATATAGCGGGGAATGAATGTAGCAATTTTGATGAG GCAAAAGTAAAGCTTCATTCCCCCAACCTCAAGGTATCTGAATGTGCCGGTGCTACACATGATCAGGATGTTACCAGTCGG ATGGATGAGAGTGTTCATCCTCCCAATCTCAAGGAACCAAAATGCAGCAGCACTCCAACATGGGATCTGGTTTTTTCAACTCAG GCAGGAGTAGAGTTGCATTCTCCTAACCTTGAGGCAACTGAATGCACCAGTACTCCTACACATGATCAGGATGTTATAAGTCTG GTGTGCGAGAGTGTTCATTCTCCTAACCTCACGGAATATAAATGCAGTAGCACTCCAACAATGGATAGCGATATTTCAACTCAG GTAGAAGTAAGGAGTCATTCTCCTAACCTTAAGGCATCTGTATGCATCAGTACTCCTGAACATGATCAGTGTGTTACAACTCAG GTGGATGAAGGTGTTCATTCTCCTAATGTCAAGGAATCTAAATGCAGGAGCACTCCAACATGGGATCAGGATATTCCAAGTCAG ACAGAAGTAAAGAGTCATTCTCCCAGCTTGAAAGCATCTGAATGCACCATTACTGCTACACATGATCAGGATGTCACAAGTCAG ATGGGTGAGAGTGTTCATTCTCCTAGCCTCAGGGAATCTAAATATACTAAATCTCCAACATGGGATCAGGATATTTCTGTTCAG GTTGATGTGAATGTTCATTCGCCCCACTCTGAGGCATCTAAATATAGTAGCACTCAGGATCAGGCTCAAGATTTTCTCACTAAG aaacaatTGGATCTGCCCCCATCCGAGGAAGATGTTGCATCCAGCAAACAGTGCAACCTTGATTTGCCTGATTGTGAAATAAGATCTGACACT aaacaatTGGATCTGCCACCATCCGAGGAAGATGTTGTATCCAGCAAACAGTGCAACCTTGATGTGCCTGATTGTGGAATAAGATCTGACAATTCATGCAAATCATTGAATTTGAAGAAACCTAAGAG GAGACTTTTGCCTGCATCATCTATATTGCTGAGAGACATCACTGCTTTTGGAATTGAGGATGAGCCCCAGAAACCAAAA GGGAATAGAGGTGGAAAGATATTGCCTGCTAATGAAAAAACTCAGGGCAGCATCTCTCTCCGACGGTTGCTTCAAAGCAATCTTCGTCTGTAG